The nucleotide window TATTGACAGGGATCGGAAAGGAAAAAGGATCGGCTCTCAAAGGAAGAAAGAATTCTCCAGAAACAAAAATGAAAAGCCGTGGAAGAGACGATGAAAGCAAAAGTGGTGATCTTTACAGGCAACAGCATTAGCCATGAGGACGCAAGAAAAGTTCTCAGGGCAAATTACCAGCCTCCTGTACGCAGGTTCCAGCTTGAAAAATTCGTTCAGAAAGGGTATAAGGTAATAGGAATAATAGACGGAATGTTTTTTGACAGGGCAGCTGTTGGACACAGGGAGATTCTGTCTGCGCTTGATGCAGGTGTAAAGGTAGTTGGAGGTGCCAGCATGGGAGCTCTACGGGCTTCTGAACTGGATGTCCACGGCATGATAGGAGTAGGAAAGGTTTACGAATGGTACAGGGACGGTGTAATCGAATCAGATGATGAAGTTGCAGTAAGCACAAACCCTGACACTTTCGAGCCCATTTCCGTACCCCTTGTCAATATAAGAGAAACGCTAAAAGCCGCATTTGCCTCAGGACTTTTGAGTAAAGAAGAACATGACGGTCTTCTGGAGCTTGCAATTAACACTTATTATCCTGACCGGAGCTATCTCGGACTTGTAAAAGAAGGGGCAAAAAAAGGGCTAATCCCGGAAGAAAAGAAAAAATCCTTTCTGAATTTTTTCACAGGCAATGAAGTTGACGTAAAAATGGAAGATGCGGTCCTGGTACTTGAAACCGTAAAAAAACTGATTGAAGAAGCTTGAAACTTCAAACGTCTACTTTCAAGTTTCTCCTTTCAGATTTTCCCTTTCATACCTCTCCGAGTAGCAGTTTCTAATTTTTAGACTTTTTTCAGCTTTTTCTATTTCCAGCTTTTCCCTTTTCCAGCTTTTCTATTTCCAGCTTTTCTATTTCCAGCTTTTCTATTTCCAGCTTTTCTATTTCCAGCTTTTCTATTTCCAGCTTTTCCCTTTTCCAGCTTTTCCCTTTTCCAGCTTTTCCCTTTTCCAGCTTTTCCCTTTTCCAGCTTTTCCCTTTTCCAGCTTTTTTCAGCGTTTTACAATGTATAGCCTGATGATGTACAGACTTGCAATCAAGACAAGGAAGTTGTAAACAGCCCTGAAAATTGGAATATATTGATGCTCAAACCAAATTTCAATTATCCGCTCTATGGAGAAATAGAGCTGGAAAGTGGCTACAAGTAGAAGCAGCATTGAAATAAGAAAGATTCCTTTTTTGAAGTTCTCCCCCATGTCTGACACTTTTTCCCCTTTTGGCTCTGGTCTCATGTCTAAGGTTTCACTCATGCAAACCGCCTCCTCAGAATTACTACCAGACAGATCAAAATTGCAGATAAAGATAGGCTGAATCCTGGTGAATCTTCTTTTGCACTTTTATATTCCTCTTCAGGAATCTCTTCGGGTTCCACCACATTTTCAAATTCGCTTGTCTGAATTTCTCGAGCTTTAGTGGTATTTTTATCTTTAACCTCAACTACGGGGTTGAGCTGAATATAATCTTCTCCACGCTCGACAATGGTATCATTGTTCCAGATCAGGACTTCTACAACGTAATTGTACTGGTCAGGCATTGTCAGGTTGACAGTCTGGATAATTGTGGCTTCAGGTTTGATTTCTCCTGTGTGCGTCCAGACTTTATCCGCAAGGAGTCCGGCATCCATTTCACGGACCTTAACAAGCATGCGAAAATCTTTGCTGGTTTCCCTGCCTTCATTTGTCAGATAGATATCGCTTTCAACAAGGACTTTACCGCCTTCCACTTTTTTCACCCTGAAGTCCATCTCGGGGATTCCAAGCCCTGTTTCCTGTACATCCGCAGGCAAGGAATCCAGGTTGTAAACTTTGATTTCTCCATTGCTTTTCTGCACATTTTCCTCAAAAAGGACACTCTGGAGATCGTATCCTCCAACTTTCGGAAGGGTCAGGACCTGACTTACTGATTTCGTATCTCCTTTCTTTAGCGCTCCCAGTTCTATCTTCTTCTGTGTTTTAAGCAGCCCACTTTCACGGCTATAGGCTTTAAGGAGAAGTGAGGTATTTTTCGCACTGTCCCCCTGAACTTTTTCGACATACGTTGTGACGTTCAGATCTATGAAAGCTGCTCCTGTACGGTCTGCTGAGATATCCATATCCCTAACATTATAGTAGCTCTCTTCTTCAAAACTCTTGACACAGCCGCTTCCAACGGCGAAAATAGTAATAAAGAATATTAAGAGTAAACTTTTCAAAAATAAGATTTGAGATGACTTAATTCCCAATTTTTTCAAGATCTGCCCTCCTCTTTGATAATTATATTCCAAAGTATATACTTTTTGCCTTCATGGACGCTTTTTCTTCTTCAGAGAACAATTGAATGAAAATTATTAATATGAACACATCAATATTCAGATAGAGGACAAAATAAGGTGGTCAGAACATAGAACGCAAGTTTAAAGGACTCTAATTGCGATCTGTGCCTCTGAAGTACTGAAAAAAACCGTAAACTGTAAAAAAGATGAAAGTTCCGGATACTGGAATGAAAT belongs to Methanosarcina barkeri 3 and includes:
- a CDS encoding TfuA-related McrA-glycine thioamidation protein; the protein is MKAKVVIFTGNSISHEDARKVLRANYQPPVRRFQLEKFVQKGYKVIGIIDGMFFDRAAVGHREILSALDAGVKVVGGASMGALRASELDVHGMIGVGKVYEWYRDGVIESDDEVAVSTNPDTFEPISVPLVNIRETLKAAFASGLLSKEEHDGLLELAINTYYPDRSYLGLVKEGAKKGLIPEEKKKSFLNFFTGNEVDVKMEDAVLVLETVKKLIEEA